One stretch of Methyloversatilis sp. RAC08 DNA includes these proteins:
- a CDS encoding PAS domain-containing protein — translation MDVFARRRFWIEVSRFADCLLKDDEYEVPARGTSAERHVLLSLREGLLRLRARVGIFEEAQAADQALLRNAMNQLNELVGIVESISARASLLESVVSAAIWSMNPAQGALLDTSHPVQWSDALRRMLGFSGREDFPDVLGSWIAQIHPDDRRVALELLTIQCSGEWEGVWPDTRLRLAGKDGVYRAYRSRVALALDAAGRPALLMGAIEDVEQLAKKGFGFEMPRRVSMRQMSSSPKAAGT, via the coding sequence GTGGACGTTTTCGCTCGCAGGCGCTTCTGGATCGAGGTGAGTCGGTTCGCCGACTGTCTGCTCAAGGACGATGAGTACGAGGTCCCCGCGCGCGGAACAAGTGCAGAGCGGCATGTGCTGCTCTCGCTGCGTGAAGGCCTGCTGCGGCTGCGTGCACGGGTGGGCATTTTCGAGGAAGCGCAGGCAGCGGACCAGGCTCTGCTCCGCAATGCCATGAATCAACTCAACGAGCTCGTCGGCATCGTGGAATCGATCAGCGCGCGTGCATCGCTTCTTGAAAGTGTCGTCAGCGCTGCAATCTGGTCGATGAACCCCGCTCAAGGCGCCTTGCTGGATACGTCGCACCCGGTTCAGTGGTCAGACGCACTTCGTCGGATGCTCGGCTTTTCCGGACGGGAGGATTTCCCCGACGTACTGGGGAGCTGGATTGCCCAAATTCACCCCGATGACCGGCGCGTTGCCCTGGAGTTGCTGACCATCCAGTGCAGCGGAGAATGGGAAGGCGTATGGCCGGACACCCGCCTGCGACTGGCTGGGAAGGATGGTGTCTATCGTGCGTATCGGAGCCGGGTCGCGCTGGCGCTCGACGCGGCCGGCAGGCCCGCCTTGCTGATGGGAGCGATCGAAGACGTCGAGCAGCTGGCAAAAAAAGGTTTCGGGTTCGAAATGCCCCGGCGCGTTTCGATGCGACAAATGTCCTCGTCACCCAAGGCAGCTGGGACATGA
- a CDS encoding TetR/AcrR family transcriptional regulator, with product MSQGRPLEFDPEVALQAAMEVFWAKGYEASSLQDLISAMRISKSSFYQAFGSKHQLFEACLVRFREQQVERMTVALDSAQSGMAFLRFFLVSLADEVRTTEPSKGCLIMNTATELAGRDPSVATLVQQGTCAFMAILERAVKRAQKEGSVGKQKDPKTLSQFLLALLAGMKAMVKAGASAGTVEDVAEVALSALK from the coding sequence ATGAGCCAAGGACGTCCTCTCGAATTCGATCCCGAAGTAGCTTTGCAGGCAGCCATGGAGGTGTTCTGGGCCAAAGGGTATGAGGCGTCCTCACTGCAGGACCTGATCTCGGCCATGCGCATCTCCAAGAGTAGCTTCTATCAGGCTTTCGGAAGCAAGCATCAACTGTTCGAGGCTTGCCTGGTGCGGTTTCGGGAGCAGCAGGTCGAGCGGATGACCGTGGCACTGGACAGTGCTCAATCGGGCATGGCGTTCCTGCGGTTCTTTCTGGTGTCGCTTGCCGACGAGGTCCGCACGACAGAGCCCTCCAAAGGCTGCCTGATCATGAATACGGCAACCGAGTTGGCTGGCCGGGATCCGTCGGTTGCAACGCTGGTTCAGCAAGGCACGTGCGCGTTCATGGCAATACTCGAACGTGCGGTGAAGCGAGCGCAGAAGGAAGGAAGCGTTGGCAAGCAGAAGGACCCGAAGACTTTGTCGCAGTTTCTGCTGGCGCTGCTGGCAGGCATGAAGGCCATGGTCAAGGCAGGGGCAAGTGCCGGGACTGTGGAGGATGTCGCCGAGGTTGCACTGAGTGCGCTGAAGTGA
- a CDS encoding carboxymuconolactone decarboxylase family protein gives MLAEHKLDLPAQSIETADPARKAVLEKAFAQVGFIPNMYALMVNSPGLLNTYLDGYAAFRKDSGFTGPEQETVFLVISRENGCEYCMGAHSMIAEKMSGLAADSLAAIRSGAPIPDAKLAALAAFTSTMVNKRGLPSKEAVAAFHAAGYTDRHILEIVLALSVKTLSNYANHLFHTQLDPMFEGHRWTCGA, from the coding sequence ATGCTCGCCGAACACAAACTGGATCTGCCCGCGCAGTCGATCGAAACGGCTGACCCGGCCCGCAAGGCAGTGCTTGAAAAGGCATTCGCGCAAGTCGGCTTCATCCCGAACATGTACGCCCTGATGGTCAATTCACCGGGCCTGCTCAATACCTATCTCGATGGCTACGCGGCATTCCGCAAGGACTCGGGCTTCACCGGTCCCGAGCAGGAGACGGTCTTCCTGGTCATCAGCCGGGAAAACGGATGCGAATACTGCATGGGCGCCCACTCCATGATCGCCGAAAAGATGTCGGGCCTCGCCGCCGACTCGCTGGCTGCGATCCGGTCTGGCGCGCCGATTCCGGACGCAAAACTTGCTGCACTGGCAGCTTTTACCAGCACGATGGTGAACAAGCGCGGCCTGCCCTCGAAGGAAGCCGTCGCAGCGTTCCATGCGGCGGGCTACACCGATCGGCACATCCTGGAAATCGTGCTCGCGCTGTCGGTGAAGACGCTCAGCAACTACGCCAATCACCTGTTCCACACCCAGCTTGATCCGATGTTCGAAGGCCACCGCTGGACCTGCGGAGCTTGA
- a CDS encoding IS3 family transposase → MYSNEDWLRAVQLYIKLGKRVGLTIRQLGYPTKNALKSWYREYEQRLDLRAGYVRPPRYSQAHKERAVEHYLERGRCIAATIKALGYPSRSLLSAWLQEMHPHSRTRAVGRSPALTPEAKQSAVIALCMRPASAQAVADDLGVSRGSLYKWANQLLGREASAPMKHQQEAPADSDRTELQQQLETLQRDIRRLQLEKDVLKKANELLKKELGIDRQHLTNREKTQLVDALKQAYTLSELLCEVGLPRSSYFYHRARLRVADKYAEVRQSMTDIFERNYRCYGYRRIKASLSVQSVNISEKVVRRLMKQECLVPATSKRRRYGSYMGEISPAPENLLNRDFSAGAPNEKWLTDITEFQIPAGKVYLSPMIDCFDDMVVSWSIGTRPDAELVNTMLDAAIEKVAASDDRPLVHSDRGGHYRWPGWLSRIAEAKLVRSMSRKGCSPDNATCEGFFGRMKTEMFFQRDWLSTTINEFVVALDAYIRWYNEARIKISLGGLSPVGYRRSLGIAA, encoded by the coding sequence ATGTATTCAAACGAGGACTGGCTTCGGGCCGTGCAGCTCTACATCAAGCTGGGCAAGCGGGTCGGCTTGACCATTCGTCAGCTCGGCTACCCGACGAAGAACGCGCTCAAGAGCTGGTATCGCGAATACGAGCAGAGACTCGACTTGCGCGCCGGCTACGTTCGCCCGCCGAGATACTCGCAGGCGCACAAGGAGAGAGCCGTCGAGCACTACCTGGAGCGCGGCCGCTGCATCGCGGCCACGATTAAGGCGCTGGGCTATCCCTCGAGGTCGTTGCTCTCTGCATGGCTCCAAGAAATGCATCCGCACAGTCGCACGCGCGCCGTTGGTCGATCCCCGGCGCTGACGCCTGAAGCGAAGCAGTCCGCTGTCATCGCCTTGTGTATGCGACCAGCAAGCGCACAGGCTGTGGCTGATGATCTAGGCGTGTCTCGGGGATCACTGTACAAGTGGGCGAATCAGTTACTCGGCCGCGAAGCATCCGCACCCATGAAGCACCAGCAAGAAGCCCCGGCAGATTCTGATCGCACCGAACTGCAACAGCAGCTTGAGACGCTTCAGCGAGACATCAGGCGCCTGCAGCTCGAGAAGGACGTGCTGAAGAAGGCGAACGAACTCCTAAAAAAAGAACTGGGCATCGACCGGCAGCACCTGACGAATCGGGAGAAGACGCAGCTGGTTGATGCCCTGAAACAGGCCTACACGCTGTCTGAACTGCTCTGCGAAGTAGGCTTGCCACGCAGTTCCTACTTCTACCATCGGGCCCGCCTCCGGGTGGCCGACAAGTACGCCGAGGTACGTCAGTCCATGACGGACATCTTCGAGCGCAACTACCGCTGCTACGGATACCGGCGTATCAAGGCCTCCTTGAGCGTTCAGTCCGTCAACATCTCGGAGAAGGTCGTGCGGCGCCTGATGAAGCAAGAGTGCCTGGTTCCCGCGACGAGCAAGCGTCGTCGATACGGCTCGTACATGGGCGAGATCAGTCCGGCACCCGAGAACCTGCTCAACCGCGACTTCAGCGCCGGTGCACCGAACGAGAAGTGGCTGACCGACATCACCGAGTTCCAGATCCCGGCGGGCAAGGTGTATCTGTCGCCAATGATCGATTGCTTCGATGACATGGTCGTCAGTTGGTCCATCGGCACGCGACCGGACGCCGAATTGGTCAACACGATGCTGGACGCTGCCATCGAAAAGGTTGCTGCCAGCGACGATCGCCCTCTGGTGCATTCGGATCGTGGCGGCCACTATCGGTGGCCAGGCTGGCTGAGCCGGATCGCTGAGGCGAAGCTGGTTCGCTCTATGTCGAGAAAGGGGTGCTCGCCAGACAACGCCACATGCGAGGGCTTCTTCGGTCGTATGAAGACCGAAATGTTCTTCCAGCGCGATTGGTTATCGACGACCATCAACGAGTTCGTTGTGGCCTTGGACGCCTACATCCGTTGGTACAACGAAGCGCGGATCAAGATTTCACTCGGCGGCCTTAGCCCCGTCGGATACCGCAGGAGCCTGGGGATCGCGGCTTAA
- a CDS encoding thioredoxin family protein → MAKEWTVFVLCAEWCGVCRAFQPACQSFVQANPEVGLYWIDIEDEADRLGSLEVETFPTIAIARGADPVFFGPMKPDMRQIESLMNARQDKAWCSEEGGQWVRALMEAFTRSDDGKC, encoded by the coding sequence ATGGCTAAAGAGTGGACCGTTTTTGTGCTGTGCGCCGAGTGGTGCGGTGTTTGCCGTGCCTTCCAGCCCGCCTGCCAGTCGTTCGTCCAGGCCAATCCAGAAGTAGGGCTGTACTGGATCGATATCGAGGACGAAGCGGATCGCCTTGGCAGCCTGGAAGTGGAAACGTTTCCGACCATCGCGATTGCCAGAGGCGCCGATCCGGTCTTCTTCGGACCGATGAAGCCGGATATGAGGCAGATCGAGTCCTTGATGAATGCTCGCCAGGACAAGGCCTGGTGCTCGGAAGAAGGCGGCCAATGGGTGCGTGCCTTGATGGAAGCTTTCACTCGGTCCGACGATGGAAAATGCTAA
- a CDS encoding carboxymuconolactone decarboxylase family protein yields the protein MTTIRLIDEHGASPEVAEIFADIRATLHMPYVPALFRAIAHNPVYLRVSWERVKVVMGPGLIDRKTKEMIATAVSAVNGCDYCVYAHSAALRAMGSSEAELVELMSVVDLFSGFNKMLKGLQVEPDIGVRSHL from the coding sequence ATGACCACCATCCGTCTCATTGACGAGCACGGCGCCTCACCGGAAGTGGCTGAAATCTTCGCCGACATCCGGGCCACGCTTCACATGCCCTATGTGCCGGCGCTCTTTCGCGCCATTGCACACAACCCCGTCTACCTTCGAGTGAGTTGGGAGCGGGTGAAGGTGGTCATGGGTCCGGGTCTGATCGACCGAAAGACCAAGGAAATGATCGCCACTGCAGTGTCGGCCGTGAACGGCTGCGATTACTGCGTCTACGCCCACAGTGCCGCACTGCGAGCGATGGGGAGCAGCGAGGCGGAGCTGGTGGAACTGATGTCAGTGGTCGATCTGTTCAGCGGCTTCAACAAGATGCTCAAGGGCCTGCAGGTAGAGCCGGACATCGGTGTGCGATCGCATCTGTGA
- a CDS encoding transposase codes for MENAKEQTVSTVRKRRFSDQFKAQAVKRVTDDGQPVAKVAGLLGVSPGSVYAWVSDYFAAAAQRELVEGHSYEIRRLEAELSRVTHERDLLRKLATYLSKPSQAVEAEQSRWNAEFKGGDWHDDRPYAQRAAPRSRIQRGPGRGRHCQLIGAVCPL; via the coding sequence ATGGAAAATGCTAAGGAGCAGACGGTGAGTACCGTCAGGAAAAGGCGCTTCAGTGATCAGTTCAAGGCTCAAGCCGTAAAGCGGGTCACCGATGACGGACAACCCGTTGCGAAGGTTGCAGGGCTGCTAGGTGTCAGCCCTGGCAGCGTGTACGCCTGGGTTTCCGATTACTTCGCGGCAGCAGCGCAGCGCGAACTCGTGGAAGGACATTCCTATGAGATACGACGCCTTGAGGCCGAACTCAGTCGCGTGACGCATGAACGGGACCTCTTAAGGAAGCTTGCGACATACCTCAGCAAGCCTTCACAGGCAGTCGAAGCGGAGCAAAGCAGGTGGAACGCTGAATTCAAGGGTGGTGACTGGCATGACGACCGGCCATACGCCCAGCGTGCAGCGCCGCGCTCTCGCATACAGCGCGGCCCGGGCCGCGGCCGTCATTGCCAACTGATCGGAGCCGTCTGCCCCTTGTAA
- a CDS encoding tautomerase family protein, translating to MPLVQIKGVSGYLSLEQKQEIISKVTEAVLSVEGEALRPVTWVLIEDVPSGAWGVGGQPVYTEDLRQMTGRSS from the coding sequence ATGCCACTCGTACAGATCAAGGGCGTTAGCGGCTATCTGTCGCTGGAACAGAAGCAGGAAATCATCAGCAAGGTGACCGAAGCCGTGCTGTCGGTCGAAGGCGAGGCGCTGCGCCCGGTGACTTGGGTGCTCATCGAGGACGTGCCGTCCGGCGCGTGGGGTGTGGGCGGCCAACCGGTCTACACCGAAGACCTCCGTCAGATGACCGGCCGCTCGTCCTGA
- a CDS encoding lipo-like protein, whose amino-acid sequence MEGQSRVSTAIKYLTQSTWSHAALFVGDHLSDISSGSGHCFVEADTVEGVRSIGIDAFAKFHTRVCRPIGLDDQDCRAVTGYAISRLGDQYDLRNIIDLARYLLPTPPVPARFRRRMLSLGSGDPTRAICSTLIALAFESIRYPILPSIDIGSTGRPDCPGCVEEVLRVRHHSLYSPRDFDVSPYFEVVKPSLIAGFDYHELNWVGD is encoded by the coding sequence GTGGAAGGTCAAAGTCGGGTTAGCACGGCCATCAAATACCTGACTCAGTCAACCTGGTCACATGCCGCGCTTTTTGTCGGGGATCATCTCTCTGATATCAGCTCCGGTTCCGGGCACTGCTTCGTCGAGGCAGATACCGTAGAAGGTGTGCGCAGTATCGGGATAGATGCGTTCGCGAAATTTCATACCCGAGTCTGCAGGCCAATCGGGCTCGACGATCAGGATTGTAGGGCAGTCACCGGATATGCGATCTCTCGCCTGGGCGATCAGTACGATCTGCGAAACATCATCGATCTTGCACGCTACCTGCTGCCCACTCCGCCAGTACCTGCGAGATTCCGCCGCAGGATGTTGTCGCTGGGAAGCGGTGATCCGACAAGAGCAATCTGCTCAACGCTGATTGCCCTCGCCTTCGAGTCAATTCGCTACCCGATATTGCCCAGCATAGATATAGGGAGCACCGGACGGCCGGATTGCCCGGGTTGTGTCGAAGAGGTGCTTCGGGTGCGTCACCACAGTTTGTATTCGCCCAGGGACTTCGATGTGTCGCCGTATTTTGAGGTCGTCAAACCCAGTCTTATTGCCGGGTTCGACTACCACGAGTTGAACTGGGTTGGAGACTGA
- a CDS encoding cysteine hydrolase family protein, producing the protein MATPKTALVLMELQNDFLAPEGKAYPLLKTVLEENNVVSNLNALIRGARELGMPIIHTPIEFSEDYREMGADPYGILKVVKTLGAFQRGTWGAQIADSIDRHPSDIMIENKSGIDAFCGTRLDQVLRAKGITTIVLAGQLTHLCIESTMRSAYDKGYRVLSVTDATATIGMEQYRMSVEHNWPMFSLPVSHKAFLGQSALI; encoded by the coding sequence ATGGCAACCCCGAAAACTGCGCTGGTGCTGATGGAACTGCAGAACGACTTCCTGGCACCTGAAGGCAAGGCGTATCCGCTGCTCAAGACTGTTCTGGAAGAAAACAACGTCGTGTCGAATCTCAATGCGCTCATCCGTGGCGCACGGGAACTTGGCATGCCCATCATCCATACTCCGATTGAGTTCTCGGAGGACTACCGGGAGATGGGCGCCGACCCCTACGGCATCCTCAAGGTCGTGAAAACGCTTGGCGCATTCCAGCGCGGCACGTGGGGCGCACAGATTGCCGACTCGATCGATCGCCACCCGAGCGACATCATGATCGAGAACAAATCGGGCATTGACGCCTTCTGCGGCACCCGCCTTGATCAGGTGCTGCGCGCCAAGGGCATCACGACCATCGTGCTGGCTGGCCAGCTCACCCATCTTTGCATCGAGTCGACCATGCGTTCGGCCTACGACAAGGGCTATCGGGTGCTGAGCGTGACTGATGCGACTGCGACCATCGGCATGGAGCAGTACCGCATGTCCGTCGAGCACAACTGGCCGATGTTCAGCCTGCCGGTGTCGCACAAAGCATTTCTGGGCCAGAGCGCCCTTATCTGA
- a CDS encoding DUF4394 domain-containing protein — protein MQNAARRPLLTLASTACLLAACAGTPEIEGPPRKETVFAVTQSHHLISFNAGQPGKLLSEVALSGLDSGEQLLGIDYRVARGVMFALGSSGRIFTVDVAHGQLKPVGSAKFAAPLNGQQFGFDFNPAADRIRIVSDTRQNLRAHPDTGVLVDASPDIAGLQPDGTLTYAEGDVSAAVTPKVVAAGYTYNQEDEKLTTNFAIDAATGALVRQGSVEGVKPVVSPNTGKLFTVGSLGIAGLADAHFDIADVSNDAYAAVSTAQDATPQFYLIDLKTGAATRLGKVGKGEPLRGIAIEP, from the coding sequence ATGCAGAATGCCGCCCGTCGTCCCCTGCTGACGCTTGCCTCGACCGCCTGCCTGCTCGCCGCCTGTGCCGGCACACCAGAGATCGAAGGACCGCCACGCAAGGAAACCGTGTTTGCGGTGACCCAGTCGCACCACCTGATCAGCTTCAACGCCGGCCAGCCGGGCAAGCTCTTGTCCGAGGTCGCCCTGAGCGGGCTGGACAGCGGCGAACAGCTGCTGGGCATCGATTACCGGGTCGCCCGCGGCGTCATGTTTGCGCTCGGCAGCAGCGGCCGGATCTTCACGGTCGATGTCGCACATGGCCAGCTCAAGCCGGTCGGCAGTGCGAAATTCGCCGCGCCGCTGAACGGTCAGCAGTTCGGTTTCGACTTCAATCCGGCCGCCGACCGCATCCGCATCGTGTCGGACACGCGGCAGAACCTGCGTGCCCATCCCGATACCGGCGTCCTGGTCGACGCCTCACCCGACATCGCCGGCCTGCAGCCCGACGGCACGCTGACCTACGCCGAAGGCGACGTCAGCGCCGCCGTAACGCCGAAGGTCGTCGCCGCCGGCTACACGTACAACCAGGAAGACGAAAAGCTCACGACCAATTTCGCGATCGACGCCGCCACCGGCGCACTGGTGCGCCAGGGATCGGTGGAAGGCGTGAAGCCGGTGGTGTCTCCGAACACCGGCAAGCTGTTCACGGTCGGATCGCTCGGCATCGCCGGCCTGGCCGACGCGCACTTCGACATCGCCGACGTCAGCAACGACGCCTACGCCGCAGTCAGCACGGCGCAGGACGCCACGCCGCAGTTCTACCTGATCGACCTGAAAACCGGCGCGGCCACGCGTCTGGGCAAAGTCGGCAAGGGCGAGCCGCTGCGCGGCATCGCGATCGAGCCCTGA
- the nrtS gene encoding nitrate/nitrite transporter NrtS, which produces MDTMFLSALRSACDRQLLITALKVSAAVGTLLNLVNHGPAIWHGETVAFWSVVMNYLVPFCVSSYSGARVRLGAGSAARKK; this is translated from the coding sequence ATGGACACCATGTTTCTGAGTGCCCTGCGATCCGCATGCGATCGACAGCTTCTGATCACCGCCCTCAAAGTCAGCGCGGCGGTCGGAACCCTCCTGAACCTGGTGAATCACGGCCCGGCCATCTGGCATGGCGAGACCGTGGCTTTCTGGAGCGTTGTGATGAACTATCTGGTCCCGTTCTGCGTATCGAGCTACAGCGGGGCACGAGTTCGGTTGGGTGCTGGCAGTGCGGCACGAAAGAAATGA
- a CDS encoding methylamine utilization protein, with the protein MAARMARAAGLAAVLLTVSAQAATVTFKTSETSGRTLDNVVLTLLPVGKVALPPPRTASIEQVRKTFVPLVSVVQTGAAVDFPNNDTVRHHVYSFSASKVFELKLYAGTPAKPVVFDKPGVVVLGCNIHDKMVAYIMVVDTPWFAVTGDDGSAKITDLPPGDYMLQTWHPRRLGMSDLPPRPITVSADLTESVTVDLKP; encoded by the coding sequence ATGGCAGCACGGATGGCGCGCGCGGCGGGGCTTGCCGCAGTGCTGCTGACGGTGTCCGCGCAGGCCGCCACCGTCACCTTCAAGACCAGTGAAACGTCGGGACGCACGCTCGACAACGTCGTGCTGACCCTGTTGCCGGTGGGCAAGGTCGCGCTGCCGCCACCGCGCACGGCCAGCATCGAACAGGTCAGGAAGACTTTCGTGCCCCTGGTCAGTGTGGTGCAGACCGGCGCCGCAGTCGATTTTCCGAACAACGACACGGTGCGCCATCACGTGTATTCCTTTTCGGCGTCCAAGGTATTCGAACTGAAGCTGTACGCCGGCACGCCGGCCAAGCCGGTCGTTTTCGACAAGCCGGGTGTCGTCGTGCTGGGCTGCAACATCCACGACAAGATGGTCGCTTACATCATGGTGGTCGACACCCCGTGGTTTGCCGTGACGGGGGACGACGGCAGCGCGAAGATCACGGACCTGCCGCCCGGTGACTACATGCTCCAGACCTGGCATCCGCGTCGCCTCGGCATGTCTGACTTGCCGCCCCGTCCGATCACGGTGAGTGCCGACCTGACCGAGTCGGTGACGGTCGATCTGAAGCCCTGA
- a CDS encoding PAS domain-containing protein — protein sequence MRVHQGDPLSVLNWVEWSPQFRKLLGYQTEVEFPASVESWVSRLHPEDKARALSSIRDLQSGEITSNVEYRLRCADEHFRLFRATHVAKRSTAGVLLRVVGTLTAMDRGVSLDQCVLYARASGVLNHKTAWAEAHSKEGRPVLGGG from the coding sequence ATGAGAGTCCATCAGGGGGATCCACTATCTGTCCTGAACTGGGTCGAGTGGTCACCCCAATTCAGGAAACTGCTCGGATATCAAACCGAGGTCGAGTTTCCCGCCTCCGTTGAGAGCTGGGTATCTCGATTGCACCCGGAGGACAAAGCGCGTGCGCTATCGAGCATTCGAGACCTCCAGAGCGGTGAGATCACCTCGAACGTCGAATATCGATTGCGCTGCGCCGACGAGCACTTCCGGCTGTTTCGCGCCACCCATGTGGCGAAGCGCTCGACCGCCGGCGTTCTGCTGCGGGTGGTCGGAACCTTGACGGCGATGGATCGTGGGGTGTCACTGGACCAGTGCGTTTTGTACGCTCGCGCGTCCGGGGTCTTGAATCACAAGACTGCCTGGGCAGAGGCTCACAGCAAGGAAGGGAGACCGGTGCTCGGAGGGGGATGA
- a CDS encoding HD-GYP domain-containing protein, with protein sequence MQAETEVLSVPGSSARDETPSPAGALLASLLTMAWFVEARDPYTGGHLWRVSRLSHFLADRAGFNASESARIALGGFLHDLGKIGVPDAVLRKPGRLTDDEFAHIKTHPDIGLRLLAGHPLAPLVKAAVHCHHERPDGKGYPQGLAASSIPEAARIVGICDAFDAMTSHRPYRPGMPRNTALSILNSERGTQFDAYLTGLFIELGDAGFLDHVIRHSDEGIPLQDCPMCGPTLALQGADKSGDRVYCRNCAGEFELIESGHALVAQPTGRKGGPQQLQARADPDLIRRTVESIVEVLPSGLIAHADLAP encoded by the coding sequence ATGCAAGCAGAGACTGAAGTCCTCTCCGTGCCCGGCTCATCGGCAAGAGACGAGACGCCAAGCCCTGCCGGCGCTCTGCTCGCCAGCCTGCTCACGATGGCATGGTTCGTGGAGGCCAGAGATCCTTATACGGGCGGCCATTTATGGCGCGTATCGCGACTCAGTCACTTTCTCGCCGACCGAGCCGGATTCAATGCCTCCGAAAGTGCGCGCATTGCGCTCGGTGGCTTCCTGCACGACCTGGGAAAAATCGGAGTGCCTGATGCGGTGCTTCGCAAGCCGGGTCGCCTGACTGATGACGAGTTCGCCCACATCAAGACTCACCCCGACATCGGCCTTCGACTCCTCGCCGGCCACCCTTTGGCGCCTCTGGTCAAGGCGGCTGTTCATTGCCATCACGAACGCCCGGACGGAAAAGGCTATCCGCAAGGTCTGGCTGCTTCATCAATTCCGGAGGCGGCACGCATCGTCGGGATATGCGATGCATTCGACGCCATGACAAGCCACCGTCCCTACCGCCCGGGCATGCCTCGCAACACCGCACTTTCGATCCTGAATTCCGAGCGAGGAACGCAGTTCGACGCGTACCTCACAGGCTTGTTCATCGAACTGGGAGACGCCGGATTCCTTGATCATGTCATCCGCCACAGCGATGAGGGCATACCGCTTCAGGATTGCCCGATGTGCGGGCCAACGCTTGCACTTCAGGGTGCGGACAAAAGCGGTGATAGGGTCTATTGCCGCAACTGCGCGGGTGAGTTCGAGTTGATCGAATCCGGCCACGCACTCGTCGCACAGCCAACAGGACGTAAAGGTGGCCCACAACAGCTGCAAGCGCGAGCAGACCCGGATCTGATCCGAAGAACAGTGGAGAGCATCGTTGAAGTATTACCCTCAGGCTTAATCGCGCACGCCGACCTGGCCCCTTAG